A region from the Brassica napus cultivar Da-Ae chromosome C8, Da-Ae, whole genome shotgun sequence genome encodes:
- the LOC125591877 gene encoding uncharacterized protein LOC125591877, translating to MGEYADSGLAIGISATATLSELFVDGHWLLPPARSEQLLQVQIHLTTIVLVDEDDHYEWVLNDTTTKRYSIGDVYRKLRNEEEEEVPWAKIVWISAGIPKHGFLTWLFVLNRCPTRDRLLSWGLQTDSVCLPCNAAAESRDHLFFRCPYTWDLWQIIAEKCGLISERDWNDSILQLQQLQGNRLRKRLTYIGWQAAIY from the exons ATGGGAGAATATGCTGATTCTGGACTGGCAATTG GAATCTCAGCAACTGCAACGCTCTCTGAACTCTTTGTCGACGGACATTGGCTCCTCCCACCAGCAAGGTCTGAGCAGTTACTTCAAGTGCAGATACACCTCACAACGATAGTGCTAGTGGATGAAGATGATCACTATGAATGGGTATTGAATGACACCACCACAAAACGATACTCAATAGGAGATGTGTATAGGAAACTGAGAaatgaggaagaggaagaggtacCTTGGGCCAAAATTGTCTGGATCAGTGCTGGGATACCGAAGCACGGTTTCCTAACTTGGTTGTTTGTCCTAAACCGCTGTCCGACTAGAGATCGCTTACTAAGCTGGGGGCTTCAGACGGATTCGGTTTGCCTTCCCTGCAATGCAGCGGCTGAATCAAGGGATCACCTTTTCTTCCGATGTCCTTACACTTGGGACCTATGGCAAATCATCGCAGAAAAGTGTGGGCTGATATCAGAAAGGGACTGGAACGACTCAATCCTGCAACTGCAACAACTACAGGGCAATAGGTTAAGGAAGAGACTCACTTACATCGGCTGGCAAGCTGCAATATATTAG